A window of Gallaecimonas kandeliae genomic DNA:
ACCCCAGGGGGGAGATCCAGCTCGTCGTGGGCCACCATTATGCTCTCCACCGGGATACGGTAGAAGTTGGCCAGGGCGCTGACGGCCTTGCCGGAGAGGTTCATATAGGTGGTGGGGATAAGCAGGCGCACGTCCTTGCCCTTGATTTGGATGCGGGCGGTGAAGGCGCTGAATTTGCTTTCCAGGTTCAGGGATTGCCGGTGAAGGCGGGCCAGGGCCTCTATGTACCAGGCGCCGGCATTGTGGCGGGTTTGGGCGTATTCGGGGCCTGGATTACCCAGGCCCACCAGCAGTTGAATATCGCTCACGCTTTACTCAGCAGCTGCCTCTTCAGAGGCTTCTTCACTGGCGCCGC
This region includes:
- the pth gene encoding aminoacyl-tRNA hydrolase, which translates into the protein MSDIQLLVGLGNPGPEYAQTRHNAGAWYIEALARLHRQSLNLESKFSAFTARIQIKGKDVRLLIPTTYMNLSGKAVSALANFYRIPVESIMVAHDELDLPPGVARFKQGGGHGGHNGLKDIMAKMGNNPNFHRLRIGIGHPGDRHKVTGYVLGKAPAAEQEQIDAAIDEAIRATELLFDSGMTKAQNRLHAFKA